Proteins encoded in a region of the Trypanosoma brucei gambiense DAL972 chromosome 11, complete sequence genome:
- a CDS encoding chaperone protein DNAj, putative, which translates to MGSDVFELIGNTALYEVLGVPRTATDAEIRRAYYKLAVVYHPDKNPEGVEVFKEVSFAHSILSDPTQREMYDNQRLRTHIEGQARKYDPMMDPNVELSAEELRLFVERKRKEDEEKMRNRSEFEKQREEEMRRRAEYDAQNPDFKAEYERMRARAKEEGSQRASAASAMRHLTTAELMQRLEMKQQEATNSGIGRVRSGDPGKSGANPSSGLSSIKRSMLNDFRTRHDSAPPTAESMQLRAQPPAQSSRLDFVWKQNEKSYTCEMEKLIGKYSNFNYRDFVEKGIVDGDGVMEAAILADALGNYDRSR; encoded by the coding sequence ATGGGGTCAGATGTGTTTGAGCTGATTGGCAATACCGCCCTTTACGAGGTGCTCGGTGTCCCGAGGACCGCAACAGACGCAGAAATCCGCCGTGCGTACTACAAGCTTGCGGTTGTATACCACCCCGATAAGAATCCTGAGGGTGTAGAGGTCTTCAAGGAGGTCAGCTTCGCGCACAGCATACTTTCCGATCCCACGCAGCGTGAAATGTATGATAACCAGCGCCTTCGCACCCACATTGAGGGACAGGCGCGGAAATATGATCCGATGATGGATCCCAATGTCGAGCTGTCAGCGGAGGAGCTCCGCCTGTTTGTGGAGAGGAAGCGCAAGGAGGATGAAGAGAAGATGAGGAACCGGAGTGAATTCGAGAAACAGCGTGAGGAGGAGATGCGCCGCCGAGCTGAGTATGACGCTCAAAATCCTGACTTTAAGGCCGAGTACGAGCGAATGCGTGCTCGTGCAAAGGAAGAGGGGTCTCAGCGTGCGTCTGCTGCGTCAGCCATGCGCCATTTAACCACTGCAGAGTTGATGCAACGCCTAGAAATGAAGCAGCAGGAGGCAACGAATTCTGGTATTGGCCGCGTGAGGAGCGGGGACCCCGGCAAGAGCGGAGCAAATCCCAGTTCGGGTTTGTCATCAATAAAACGAAGCATGTTGAACGATTTCCGTACACGCCACGACAGCGCCCCACCGACTGCGGAGAGCATGCAGTTGAGAGCACAGCCCCCCGCTCAGAGTAGTCGACTGGACTTTGTATGGAAGCAGAATGAAAAATCGTATACATGTGAGATGGAGAAACTCATTGGGAAGTATTCGAACTTTAACTATAGAGACTTTGTTGAGAAGGGGATCGTCGATGGCGATGGTGTTATGGAAGCTGCCATCTTAGCCGACGCCCTGGGAAACTATGACCGAAGTAGATAG